In Microbacterium binotii, one DNA window encodes the following:
- a CDS encoding DUF1345 domain-containing protein produces MSTPARDFSSRRHRAGWRVTVLFGVFFVVTVAVGLTSSWIYAPAIGWIAGAGTFSVWVWLGILRLDAVQTEQHATREDPTRTTAQTLLVLASLASFGAIALVLVEAGTVSSNSARLELAGIAVVTVASSWFLIHVLFSLRYAALYYAQHGGIDFNQPDPPDYRDFAYLAFTLGMTYQVSDTTITSSTIRREALRHALLSFLLGVVVVAATINLVSSLAH; encoded by the coding sequence GTGAGCACCCCGGCCAGGGACTTCTCCTCGCGCCGCCACCGCGCGGGGTGGCGGGTCACGGTCCTGTTCGGCGTGTTCTTCGTCGTCACCGTCGCCGTGGGCCTGACATCCTCGTGGATCTACGCCCCTGCCATCGGCTGGATCGCGGGTGCCGGCACCTTCTCGGTGTGGGTGTGGCTCGGCATCCTCCGGCTGGACGCCGTCCAGACCGAGCAGCACGCGACCCGCGAGGACCCGACCCGGACGACCGCGCAGACGCTGCTCGTGCTGGCCAGTCTCGCAAGTTTCGGCGCCATCGCGCTCGTGCTCGTCGAGGCGGGCACCGTGAGTTCGAACTCCGCCCGGCTCGAGTTGGCCGGCATCGCGGTCGTCACGGTGGCGTCGTCGTGGTTTCTCATCCACGTGCTCTTCAGCCTCCGCTACGCGGCGCTCTACTACGCGCAGCACGGCGGCATCGACTTCAACCAGCCCGATCCCCCGGACTACCGCGACTTCGCCTACCTCGCATTCACGCTCGGCATGACCTACCAGGTGTCGGACACCACCATCACCAGCAGCACCATCCGACGCGAGGCCCTTCGCCATGCGCTCCTGTCGTTCCTCCTCGGCGTCGTGGTCGTCGCAGCGACGATCAACCTCGTTTCGAGCCTCGCCCACTGA
- a CDS encoding chemotaxis protein CheY — protein sequence MPERVNAEVQRLLGLDSAIVVHYTDAITPDSFSLSYRSLYLHSSHRDAIEEIWAARRQDGAATS from the coding sequence ATGCCTGAGCGCGTGAACGCGGAGGTGCAGCGGCTGCTCGGGCTCGACAGCGCGATCGTGGTGCACTACACGGACGCCATCACCCCCGACAGCTTCTCGCTGAGCTACCGCTCTCTGTACCTCCACAGCTCGCACCGAGACGCCATCGAGGAGATCTGGGCGGCACGGCGCCAGGATGGCGCGGCCACATCATGA
- a CDS encoding BLUF domain-containing protein: protein MTEPLISVVYTSHARAPFTDPDLEQLLSVSRESNARRGITGMLLYRAGHFIQILEGPDAEVRDLMRVIQEDPRHADVRIVRDEEIRERRFSEWSMGYEPISPPSHPAPDGFRDTFDDLGDQDDPDNVLRAIGELTLWFRVRSRHQGD, encoded by the coding sequence GTGACCGAGCCGTTGATCTCCGTCGTCTACACCAGTCACGCGCGCGCCCCCTTCACCGACCCCGACCTGGAGCAGCTGCTCTCCGTCAGCCGGGAATCGAACGCTCGCCGCGGAATCACCGGCATGCTCCTGTATCGGGCGGGACACTTCATCCAGATCCTCGAGGGCCCGGATGCGGAGGTGCGCGACCTGATGCGGGTGATCCAGGAGGATCCCCGGCATGCCGACGTGCGGATCGTGCGGGACGAGGAGATCCGTGAGCGACGGTTCTCGGAGTGGAGCATGGGATATGAGCCCATCTCGCCCCCATCGCATCCGGCCCCCGACGGCTTCCGCGACACGTTCGACGACCTCGGCGACCAGGACGACCCGGACAACGTGCTGCGGGCCATCGGCGAGCTCACCCTGTGGTTCCGGGTGCGCAGCCGGCATCAGGGGGACTGA
- a CDS encoding YbaK/EbsC family protein has protein sequence MDMDDSVGVRLRRLREKRGVSLSELARVSGIGKGTISELENERRGARLDTLFALTTALDAPLGALLADSGANAQPVTGASVSATLLDKWTVGSTLIEAYRATLTTDRQESHAHARGVEETVTVIRGRVRVGPVDSEQELGAGESLRYSGDVPHRFQALDDAADVILLMHYPPHTGSERGHLPMTDEQHLPERSRIVQQHLTDAGISSPVRELPDLTRTAADAAAALGCEVGAIASSLLFLVDDEPVLVMTSGRHRVDTDILTAQLGAATTVLASAKQVRAITGQAIGGVAPVGHPAPIRTVIDTSLNDYETIWAAGGTPHTVMPLTFDQLQALTGGSPVRVSSD, from the coding sequence ATGGACATGGACGATTCCGTCGGCGTACGACTGCGGCGGCTCCGCGAGAAGCGCGGGGTGTCGCTGTCCGAGCTCGCTCGCGTGAGCGGGATCGGCAAGGGCACCATCTCCGAGCTGGAGAATGAGCGCCGAGGTGCACGTCTCGACACCCTGTTCGCACTGACGACCGCCCTCGACGCACCTCTGGGTGCCCTCCTTGCCGACAGCGGCGCGAACGCCCAGCCCGTCACCGGCGCCTCCGTGTCCGCGACGCTGCTCGACAAATGGACGGTGGGTTCGACCCTGATCGAGGCCTACCGCGCGACCCTCACGACCGACCGCCAGGAGTCCCACGCACACGCACGCGGCGTCGAAGAGACGGTCACCGTCATCCGGGGCCGCGTCCGCGTCGGCCCCGTAGACAGCGAGCAGGAGCTGGGCGCGGGCGAGAGCCTCCGCTACTCGGGAGATGTACCGCATCGATTCCAGGCGCTCGATGACGCCGCCGACGTGATCCTGCTCATGCACTATCCACCGCACACCGGCTCCGAGAGAGGACATCTCCCCATGACCGATGAACAGCACCTGCCCGAACGGAGCCGGATCGTCCAGCAGCACCTGACGGATGCGGGGATCTCCTCGCCGGTGCGCGAGCTGCCGGACTTGACTCGCACCGCGGCCGACGCGGCCGCAGCACTCGGATGCGAGGTCGGAGCGATCGCGAGCAGCCTCCTGTTCCTGGTCGACGACGAACCGGTGCTGGTGATGACCAGCGGTCGGCATCGCGTCGACACCGACATCCTGACGGCTCAGCTGGGAGCGGCGACGACCGTCTTGGCCTCGGCGAAGCAGGTTCGCGCGATCACCGGCCAAGCCATCGGTGGCGTGGCGCCGGTGGGGCACCCAGCGCCGATCCGGACCGTCATCGACACCAGCCTGAACGACTACGAGACGATCTGGGCCGCGGGCGGCACACCGCACACGGTCATGCCCCTGACCTTCGACCAGCTGCAGGCGCTGACCGGCGGCTCGCCTGTGCGGGTTTCCTCGGACTGA
- a CDS encoding zinc ribbon domain-containing protein, translating to MSEHVPFTDNFSDLSNADGYQFEFRCERCGNGYRSAFRRDPRAAGQKIARGLGNLFGGQLSQFTSMAENLLDRSTNSPAKDEALRAATAEIGPRFHQCRGCSDWVCGDVCWNDQVGQCVRCSPALTEELAQLQAEARRQQMRQRLETVDLVGGVDLGRQAQPRCPSCGAQSHGGKFCGECGASLVSVRVCGGCRAENPGTSRFCAECGTSLIA from the coding sequence ATGTCTGAACACGTGCCGTTCACCGACAACTTCAGTGACCTCTCCAACGCCGACGGCTATCAGTTCGAGTTCCGCTGCGAGCGCTGCGGAAACGGCTACCGCTCCGCGTTCCGTCGCGACCCTCGAGCCGCCGGGCAGAAGATCGCCCGCGGCCTGGGCAACCTCTTCGGGGGTCAGCTGTCGCAGTTCACCTCGATGGCGGAGAACCTGCTGGATCGCAGCACCAACTCCCCCGCGAAGGACGAGGCGCTGCGCGCCGCCACCGCGGAGATCGGCCCGCGGTTCCACCAGTGCCGCGGATGCAGCGACTGGGTGTGCGGCGACGTGTGCTGGAACGATCAGGTCGGGCAGTGCGTGCGCTGCTCCCCCGCCCTCACCGAGGAGCTCGCGCAGCTGCAGGCCGAGGCCCGGCGTCAGCAGATGCGCCAGCGACTGGAGACCGTTGACCTCGTCGGCGGGGTCGACCTCGGCCGCCAGGCTCAGCCGCGCTGCCCCTCGTGCGGCGCGCAGTCGCACGGCGGCAAGTTCTGCGGCGAGTGCGGGGCCTCGTTGGTGAGCGTCCGCGTCTGCGGCGGTTGCCGCGCGGAGAACCCCGGCACGTCGCGCTTCTGCGCGGAGTGCGGAACGAGCCTCATCGCCTGA
- a CDS encoding SDR family oxidoreductase, which yields MSVLVVGASGAVGGAVVDGLVERGAEVRATSRSPEKLTLPASVQTFAADLDDPASFARALVDVDRVFLYADLAAPKPLLDTLAASRVRHVVLLSSSAVTLPGAAEDFNGGRFLRVERAVEESGLAYTFLRPGGFASNAARWSWSIKSDGVVPLPYPDAVQAPIHEQDIADVAVIAMTSDTLIGQAPLLSGPERLTLREQIETIGDVIGRGLSVTELTEAESAAMLSRHVPEVWVRQIIKDWREAVGARPALSDEYTRITGKPARTFRRWVEDNKGLFR from the coding sequence ATGTCGGTTCTGGTGGTGGGCGCGAGTGGCGCCGTGGGAGGCGCGGTGGTCGATGGGCTCGTCGAGCGCGGAGCGGAGGTTCGCGCGACCAGTCGTTCGCCCGAGAAGCTGACTCTGCCCGCGTCCGTGCAGACCTTCGCCGCGGATCTCGACGACCCTGCATCCTTCGCCCGCGCTCTCGTGGACGTCGATCGGGTGTTCCTCTACGCAGACCTCGCTGCGCCGAAGCCGCTGCTGGACACGCTCGCCGCCTCCCGCGTGCGACACGTCGTGCTGCTGTCCTCCAGCGCCGTGACCCTGCCGGGCGCGGCGGAGGACTTCAACGGCGGCCGCTTCCTTCGCGTCGAACGAGCGGTGGAGGAGTCGGGACTCGCTTACACGTTCCTCCGGCCGGGCGGTTTCGCCAGCAACGCTGCGCGCTGGAGCTGGAGCATCAAGAGCGACGGCGTAGTCCCGCTCCCCTACCCGGATGCGGTGCAGGCCCCCATCCACGAACAGGACATCGCCGATGTCGCCGTGATCGCGATGACCTCGGACACCCTGATCGGGCAGGCGCCGTTGCTCAGCGGTCCCGAACGCCTCACGCTGCGCGAGCAGATCGAGACCATCGGCGACGTCATCGGGCGCGGGCTGTCGGTCACCGAGCTGACCGAAGCAGAGTCGGCGGCGATGCTGTCACGTCATGTTCCGGAGGTCTGGGTACGCCAGATCATCAAGGACTGGCGAGAGGCGGTCGGCGCCCGCCCCGCGCTGTCCGACGAGTACACGCGCATCACCGGCAAACCGGCTCGCACGTTCCGCAGGTGGGTCGAAGACAACAAGGGCCTCTTCCGCTGA
- a CDS encoding TetR/AcrR family transcriptional regulator has product MASTDDAPSRRGRSAKPPLSRQAILDAAKHLVRAHGVDALTLRQVADRVETGPASLYAYFANRDVLLEHLLDAAYSEVDLVEMVDDGWKHALAATIGNTIDALGRYPGLGAVALGTIPTLPGALRLAEHELALMEAGGVPGDRAALAVDLIAQFAASTAVERAVRPEDAGGAAQRGRVRAAYQEADPERFPRVTRSAALLTGPGEEARRAFAINLIVNGIERSE; this is encoded by the coding sequence ATGGCTTCGACAGACGACGCACCGTCCCGCCGCGGGAGATCCGCTAAGCCGCCGCTTTCCCGGCAGGCGATTCTGGATGCGGCGAAGCATCTGGTGCGCGCTCACGGGGTCGATGCGCTGACGCTTCGACAGGTCGCGGATCGCGTCGAGACGGGCCCCGCATCCTTGTATGCGTACTTCGCCAACCGCGACGTTCTGCTCGAACACCTTCTCGATGCGGCATACAGCGAGGTCGATCTCGTCGAGATGGTCGACGACGGGTGGAAGCACGCGCTCGCCGCCACGATCGGCAACACCATCGACGCCCTCGGTCGCTACCCGGGACTCGGAGCCGTCGCTCTCGGGACCATTCCGACGCTGCCGGGTGCGCTCCGGCTCGCAGAGCACGAGCTGGCTCTCATGGAGGCGGGAGGAGTGCCGGGTGATCGTGCCGCGCTGGCGGTCGATCTCATCGCCCAGTTCGCCGCATCCACCGCGGTCGAGCGTGCCGTGCGTCCCGAGGACGCCGGTGGTGCCGCACAGCGGGGGCGCGTGCGGGCGGCCTATCAGGAGGCCGATCCCGAGCGATTCCCCCGCGTGACCCGATCCGCGGCGCTGCTGACCGGTCCGGGGGAGGAGGCTCGACGCGCCTTCGCGATCAACCTCATCGTGAACGGGATCGAACGCTCCGAGTGA
- a CDS encoding Ig-like domain-containing protein, whose translation MKALGSARWRALATIPIIAALLLPAAPAVAASAPAAVPAAAGEMLDPDTLPDPTARGPFAAATIQETKLGTVALQEPNSQGNAPTAGSAQAAENIEIRGALYYPSDRREPSPVLVLVHGNHGSCDVAGSNTTLSCNQFKRNEAGYAYLGENLATWGYTVFSVSQDQLMMRQDSTSGKGMHQRRLLIAATLDALTAANQPGGLTVDEHTTLGTTLVGKLDMTRIGLMGHSRGGDAVTSFIDYNRIRTDGPRYPLRGVIALAPVDYERKAPYGVPFMSVLPWCDGDVSNLQGARFFERSQYINGENPFPSIQVSHLGANHNWYNSVWFADGQDGNSSGDAACGDTRPSSTSNVAATNHRLSGAASYDPWSYRVDNSDTYNPLVNTKISGDPARMGAQEKLGLATMAAFFRRYVGGEGAFEPYMTGELSNTTTHNQVPASACPSITAGDTAISCADRVSTTYFAPSNERIDIIRPEVENPLTLNALGGSLSGTGFANPYLDNDGVTPRPQPALGYDWCNPEPNQFSTSVLGIAGQPTGAKACPLPGKAEVGGQNGTRENSPINQSYGRQLSLAWEKGSSATLTAQIPAASKDASGMKALALSADVNFFDPRNPGYASREPGAPVTDVMWNPSASSQDFDIVLTDTAGKAASVRAGDPRWGNALHMATGTKTPSTHIVLEQIRVPLAEFTAQGVDVSALAKLELRFGVDGTPESGSIQLADVRFQEAATAAPMILSDGTAKNAGAGFGEPASGPSPKAFLEKTDITAGALALPDTVADSASNVTWVVDDDKAQCPNANFTKIQEAIDFASPWDTIVVCEGTYQERSTPTVAARNAVSALASGAINGLTIAKPLKIKGAGADKVTIMPDQSLATLEGSTPYLRDTGGNVITVSRQSLGSTDTNELFVDISGVTVTSGSVWAEAGVAFVNTAGRISDSVIGPLKTATTPEERTAHPHGWGVVKTNFLQGAGAGTVETELTIADSRVSGFQSGGILFDGARGADGDAANLLRAGIRQHGYVTGTVIEGAQNAGQPQVGVRYTSGFDGFVASSRITGNRFDAAPTSAVGVELRDAGAVEVRESVVTGNGVGVANRDASGTAPRTDALVTVRGSLVDGLSADGSTVTVLDPKAVEPAGVPTTVGAVENAAPVAAIVDPDAGLTVEVGDTITPLVRAKDDFAVTSVELLANGKSVGLTGVSPYTFSWQAAEADKGTKVAFTAVVMDAGGVKTTTDALEVTVAGDAPGGEEPGGEEPGGEEPGGEEPGGEEPGGQEPGGEEPPAATAVLSLSAQTVKAGDPVTVNGAGFAPGTQLRLELHSVPVVLGNATAGADGSFQTTVTIPADAAAGAHTLRAFAASSELASVALEVTVASPLAATGGALWTTGIVLGALLLIVGIAMMLLVVRRRIRRS comes from the coding sequence GTGAAGGCACTCGGCTCCGCGCGCTGGCGCGCGCTCGCCACAATCCCCATCATCGCCGCTTTGCTTCTCCCCGCCGCGCCCGCGGTCGCCGCCTCCGCCCCGGCCGCCGTTCCGGCCGCTGCGGGCGAAATGCTCGATCCGGACACGCTTCCCGATCCCACCGCGCGCGGGCCGTTCGCCGCCGCGACGATCCAGGAGACGAAGCTGGGCACGGTCGCGCTGCAGGAGCCCAACTCCCAGGGCAACGCGCCGACGGCGGGCTCCGCGCAGGCGGCTGAGAACATCGAGATCCGCGGAGCGCTGTACTACCCGAGCGACCGCCGCGAGCCGTCACCCGTTCTCGTGCTCGTGCACGGGAACCACGGATCATGCGATGTCGCAGGCTCGAACACGACGCTCTCCTGCAACCAGTTCAAGCGCAACGAGGCGGGATACGCGTACCTCGGCGAGAACCTGGCGACGTGGGGCTACACGGTCTTCTCCGTGTCCCAGGACCAGCTCATGATGCGCCAGGACAGCACGAGCGGCAAGGGCATGCACCAGCGCCGCCTCCTCATCGCCGCGACACTCGACGCGCTCACCGCAGCCAACCAGCCCGGTGGTCTGACCGTCGACGAGCACACCACGCTCGGCACGACCCTCGTCGGCAAGCTCGACATGACGCGCATCGGGCTCATGGGGCACTCCCGCGGTGGCGACGCCGTCACGAGCTTCATCGACTACAACCGCATCCGCACCGACGGACCGCGATACCCGTTGCGCGGTGTCATCGCGCTCGCGCCCGTCGACTACGAGCGGAAGGCGCCGTACGGCGTGCCCTTCATGTCCGTGCTTCCCTGGTGCGACGGCGACGTCTCCAACCTCCAGGGCGCCCGTTTCTTCGAGCGCAGCCAGTACATCAACGGCGAGAACCCCTTCCCGTCGATCCAGGTGTCGCACCTGGGCGCCAACCACAACTGGTATAACTCCGTCTGGTTCGCCGACGGGCAGGACGGCAACAGCAGCGGCGACGCCGCATGCGGTGACACCCGACCGTCCAGCACCAGCAACGTCGCGGCCACCAACCACCGGCTCAGCGGCGCCGCCAGCTACGACCCGTGGTCGTACCGCGTCGACAACTCCGACACCTACAACCCCCTCGTGAACACGAAGATCTCCGGCGACCCGGCACGCATGGGCGCGCAGGAGAAGCTGGGACTCGCGACGATGGCCGCCTTCTTCCGACGCTACGTCGGTGGCGAGGGCGCTTTCGAGCCGTACATGACCGGCGAGCTGTCGAACACGACCACGCACAACCAGGTGCCCGCATCCGCGTGCCCGAGCATCACCGCGGGTGACACGGCGATCTCCTGCGCCGATCGTGTGTCGACGACCTACTTCGCGCCGTCCAACGAGCGCATCGACATCATCCGCCCCGAGGTGGAGAACCCGCTCACGCTCAACGCGCTGGGCGGATCGCTCAGCGGGACGGGATTCGCGAACCCCTACCTCGACAACGACGGTGTGACTCCGCGTCCTCAGCCGGCGCTGGGATACGACTGGTGCAACCCCGAGCCGAACCAGTTCTCGACCAGCGTGCTCGGCATCGCGGGTCAGCCGACCGGCGCGAAGGCCTGCCCTCTGCCCGGCAAGGCAGAGGTCGGCGGGCAGAACGGCACGCGTGAGAACTCGCCGATCAACCAGTCCTACGGACGGCAGCTTTCGCTCGCGTGGGAGAAGGGCTCGTCGGCGACGCTGACCGCCCAGATCCCGGCGGCCTCGAAGGACGCCAGCGGCATGAAGGCGCTCGCGCTGTCGGCGGACGTCAACTTCTTCGATCCGCGCAACCCCGGATACGCCTCGCGTGAGCCCGGAGCGCCGGTGACGGACGTGATGTGGAACCCCTCCGCATCCAGCCAGGACTTCGACATCGTGCTGACCGACACCGCGGGCAAGGCGGCTTCGGTGCGCGCCGGTGACCCGCGCTGGGGCAACGCGCTGCACATGGCGACGGGCACGAAGACGCCGTCGACCCACATCGTGCTGGAGCAGATCCGCGTGCCGCTCGCCGAGTTCACCGCGCAGGGTGTGGACGTGTCCGCGCTCGCCAAGCTCGAACTGCGATTCGGGGTCGACGGCACGCCGGAATCGGGATCGATCCAGCTCGCCGACGTGAGGTTCCAGGAGGCGGCAACCGCCGCGCCGATGATCCTCTCGGACGGCACGGCCAAGAACGCGGGTGCCGGATTCGGTGAGCCGGCCTCGGGCCCGAGCCCGAAGGCGTTCCTCGAGAAGACGGACATCACCGCAGGTGCGCTCGCGCTGCCCGACACCGTGGCCGACTCCGCGTCGAACGTGACGTGGGTCGTCGACGACGACAAGGCGCAGTGCCCGAACGCCAACTTCACGAAGATCCAGGAAGCGATCGACTTCGCGTCGCCCTGGGACACGATCGTGGTGTGCGAGGGGACGTATCAGGAGCGCTCGACGCCCACCGTCGCCGCACGCAACGCCGTCTCGGCGCTCGCGTCCGGCGCGATCAACGGTCTGACGATCGCCAAGCCCCTCAAGATCAAGGGTGCCGGCGCCGACAAGGTGACCATCATGCCGGATCAGTCGCTCGCAACGCTGGAGGGCTCGACGCCGTATCTGCGCGACACGGGCGGCAACGTCATCACGGTGTCGCGGCAGTCGCTGGGCTCGACGGACACCAACGAGCTGTTCGTCGACATCTCCGGCGTCACGGTCACCTCGGGTTCGGTGTGGGCGGAGGCGGGCGTCGCGTTCGTCAACACGGCCGGTCGCATCAGCGACAGCGTGATCGGCCCGCTGAAGACGGCCACGACCCCCGAAGAGCGCACCGCCCACCCGCACGGCTGGGGTGTCGTGAAGACCAACTTCCTGCAGGGAGCCGGTGCCGGGACGGTGGAGACCGAACTCACGATCGCGGACAGCCGTGTAAGCGGCTTCCAATCGGGCGGCATCCTGTTCGACGGTGCCCGCGGGGCCGATGGTGATGCGGCGAATCTGCTGCGGGCGGGCATCCGTCAGCACGGATACGTGACGGGCACCGTCATCGAGGGTGCGCAGAACGCCGGCCAGCCGCAGGTCGGCGTGCGCTACACGAGCGGGTTCGACGGGTTCGTCGCATCGAGCCGCATCACCGGAAACCGCTTCGATGCCGCGCCGACGTCCGCCGTGGGCGTCGAGCTGCGCGACGCGGGTGCTGTCGAGGTGCGTGAGTCGGTCGTGACCGGCAACGGTGTGGGCGTGGCGAACCGCGACGCGTCGGGTACGGCGCCGCGCACTGACGCGCTCGTGACGGTGCGCGGCAGCCTCGTCGACGGTCTCTCGGCCGACGGATCGACCGTGACCGTACTCGACCCGAAGGCGGTCGAGCCGGCTGGTGTGCCCACGACGGTGGGTGCCGTGGAAAATGCGGCGCCGGTGGCGGCGATCGTCGACCCGGATGCGGGGCTCACGGTCGAGGTCGGTGACACCATCACTCCGCTCGTGCGGGCGAAAGACGACTTCGCCGTCACGTCCGTGGAGCTGCTCGCGAACGGGAAGTCGGTGGGGCTGACGGGTGTCTCGCCGTACACCTTCTCCTGGCAAGCCGCCGAGGCCGACAAGGGCACCAAGGTCGCCTTCACGGCCGTGGTGATGGATGCGGGAGGCGTGAAGACGACGACGGATGCGCTCGAGGTGACCGTTGCCGGAGATGCCCCCGGTGGTGAGGAGCCCGGTGGTGAGGAGCCCGGTGGCGAGGAGCCCGGTGGCGAGGAGCCGGGCGGGGAAGAGCCTGGTGGGCAGGAGCCCGGTGGCGAGGAGCCTCCGGCTGCCACGGCGGTGCTGTCCCTGTCGGCACAGACGGTCAAGGCGGGTGACCCGGTGACGGTGAATGGCGCCGGCTTCGCTCCGGGCACTCAGCTGCGGCTGGAACTGCACTCGGTGCCCGTGGTTCTGGGCAACGCGACCGCCGGGGCGGACGGATCCTTCCAGACGACGGTCACCATCCCGGCGGATGCGGCGGCGGGAGCGCACACGCTGCGTGCCTTCGCAGCCTCCTCCGAGCTCGCATCGGTGGCGCTCGAGGTGACGGTCGCATCGCCGCTCGCAGCCACCGGCGGTGCGCTGTGGACGACCGGCATCGTGCTGGGTGCGCTGCTGCTGATCGTCGGTATCGCGATGATGCTGCTGGTCGTGCGACGGCGGATCCGCAGGAGCTGA
- a CDS encoding heavy metal translocating P-type ATPase has protein sequence MSHDHTAHHADAADHEHHDQHAGMAHSGHADMGHGGHAGHGDHVAQFRRLFWIMLVLAVPVVAFSGMFSMLLGYPLPDGAWVGWVSPLLGAVMYFWGGWPFLTGAVSEVRALRPGMMLLIALAITVAFVASLGASLGLLDHELDFWWELALLIVIMLLGHWIEMRSLAQTTSALDSLAALLPDEAEIVDGDATRTVAPSDLRVGDVVVVRPGGRVPADGRVIAGAASMDESMITGESRAVPRAEGAAVVAGTIATDSSIRVEITAVGDGTTLAGIQRLVAEAQNSSSRAQRIADRAAAWLFWFALGAAVITAAVWSLVGLPDEAVVRTITVLVIACPHALGLAIPLVVSIATERAARGGVLIKDRLALERMRVVDTVLFDKTGTLTKGEPTVTGIESTGQLTRDDVLALAAAAEADSEHPLARAIVASARERGARIPSASDATSSPAVGVTATVDGRTIRVGGPNLLAEENVRELPVADAWREEGAIILHVLADGEVLGALRLADAVREESRQAIEALHALQREVVMITGDAEAVANSVARELGIDRVFAGVRPEDKADRVRDLQSEGRVVAMVGDGVNDAPALAQADVGIAIGAGTDVAIASAGVILAGSDPRSVLSVIQLSRASYRKMAQNLWWAAGYNLLSVPLAAGVLAPLGFVLPMSVGAILMSASTVVVAVNAQLLRRLDLRPETSAREILGEAARV, from the coding sequence ATGTCACACGATCACACGGCGCATCACGCCGATGCGGCAGACCATGAGCACCACGATCAGCACGCTGGTATGGCGCACAGCGGGCACGCCGACATGGGGCACGGCGGGCACGCTGGTCACGGCGATCATGTCGCCCAGTTCCGGCGGCTCTTCTGGATCATGCTCGTGCTCGCGGTGCCGGTGGTCGCCTTCTCGGGCATGTTCTCGATGCTGCTGGGCTACCCGCTTCCCGACGGCGCCTGGGTCGGGTGGGTCTCACCACTGTTGGGCGCGGTCATGTACTTCTGGGGCGGGTGGCCGTTCCTCACCGGCGCGGTCTCGGAGGTGCGCGCGCTCCGACCGGGGATGATGCTGCTGATCGCACTCGCCATCACCGTCGCGTTCGTCGCGTCACTCGGCGCGAGCCTCGGGCTGCTCGATCACGAGCTCGACTTCTGGTGGGAGCTGGCGCTCCTGATCGTCATCATGCTGCTCGGTCACTGGATCGAGATGCGCTCGCTCGCGCAGACGACATCGGCCCTCGACTCTCTGGCCGCCCTGCTGCCCGACGAGGCTGAGATCGTCGACGGCGATGCCACGCGCACGGTCGCCCCCTCCGACCTCCGGGTCGGCGACGTGGTCGTAGTGCGCCCCGGTGGGCGCGTCCCGGCCGATGGGCGCGTCATCGCCGGGGCGGCCAGCATGGACGAGTCGATGATCACGGGGGAGTCTCGCGCGGTGCCCCGCGCCGAGGGTGCGGCGGTGGTGGCGGGAACCATCGCGACCGACTCATCCATCCGGGTCGAGATCACCGCGGTCGGCGACGGCACGACCCTCGCCGGCATCCAGCGACTCGTCGCCGAGGCGCAGAACTCGTCGTCGCGCGCGCAGCGGATCGCCGATCGAGCTGCAGCCTGGTTGTTCTGGTTCGCGCTCGGTGCTGCGGTCATCACAGCCGCCGTCTGGAGTCTGGTCGGACTGCCCGACGAGGCGGTGGTACGCACGATCACCGTTCTCGTCATCGCCTGCCCGCACGCGCTCGGTCTCGCCATCCCGCTCGTCGTCTCGATCGCGACGGAGCGCGCGGCCCGTGGTGGCGTCCTGATCAAGGACCGCCTCGCGCTCGAGCGGATGCGCGTCGTCGACACCGTGCTGTTCGACAAGACCGGCACGCTGACGAAGGGTGAGCCCACCGTGACCGGCATCGAGAGCACAGGGCAACTGACCCGCGACGACGTGCTCGCCCTGGCGGCCGCCGCCGAGGCGGACTCCGAGCATCCGCTCGCCCGCGCCATCGTCGCTTCCGCCCGCGAACGTGGCGCACGCATCCCGAGCGCATCGGATGCCACATCCTCTCCGGCCGTCGGTGTGACGGCCACGGTTGACGGCCGGACGATCCGGGTCGGCGGACCGAATCTCCTCGCCGAAGAGAATGTGCGGGAGCTGCCCGTCGCCGATGCCTGGCGAGAAGAGGGGGCGATCATCCTGCACGTGCTCGCAGATGGGGAGGTCCTCGGGGCGTTGCGCCTCGCTGACGCCGTGCGTGAGGAATCTCGTCAGGCGATCGAGGCGCTGCACGCGCTGCAGCGCGAGGTCGTGATGATCACCGGCGACGCGGAGGCGGTGGCGAATTCCGTGGCCCGGGAGCTCGGTATCGATCGCGTCTTCGCGGGGGTCCGCCCTGAGGACAAGGCCGACAGGGTGAGAGATCTCCAGTCCGAGGGCCGGGTCGTCGCGATGGTCGGCGATGGCGTCAACGATGCGCCCGCTCTCGCGCAGGCCGACGTCGGCATCGCGATCGGCGCCGGAACCGACGTGGCGATCGCCTCGGCGGGCGTCATCCTCGCCGGTTCGGATCCGCGATCGGTGTTGTCCGTCATCCAGCTCTCTCGTGCGTCCTACCGGAAGATGGCGCAGAACCTCTGGTGGGCAGCGGGGTACAACCTGCTGTCGGTGCCGTTGGCGGCCGGGGTGCTGGCACCCCTCGGCTTCGTGCTGCCGATGTCGGTCGGGGCCATTCTGATGTCGGCGTCGACCGTGGTGGTGGCGGTCAACGCCCAGCTCCTGCGTCGTCTGGATCTGCGACCGGAGACGAGCGCCCGCGAGATTCTCGGCGAGGCCGCTCGGGTGTAG